Proteins encoded in a region of the Nicotiana tomentosiformis chromosome 9, ASM39032v3, whole genome shotgun sequence genome:
- the LOC104092269 gene encoding cystinosin homolog, producing the protein MASWNSIPLEVLYNFLGWVAFFSWSISFYPQVILNFRRKSVVGLNFDFVVLNLTKHSSYLIYNASMFFNSAVQMQYRQKYGYNEMIPVAANDVAFSVHAVLLTAFTLFQIAIYDRGNQKVAKTSIAIVSVAWLTVAVCVFVALPSHSWLWLVSCFNTLQVVMTVIKYIPQAIMNFQRKSTIGFSIGNILLDLLGGLTNYGQMAVQSIDQNSWVNFYGNIGKTLLSLISIFFDILFILQHYVLYPAWKTTTSQDVDVIGKKPLLKSSDHEHKEDV; encoded by the exons ATGGCGTCGTGGAATTCAATTCCTCTCGAAGTTCTATACAATTTTTTAGGATGGGTTGCATTTTTCTCTTGGTCCATTAGTTTTTACCCTCAAGTCATCTTGAATTTCCGACGCAAAAG TGTGGTGGGGTTGAATTTCGATTTCGTGGTATTGAATTTGACCAAGCACTCATCGTATCTCATTTATAATGCTTCCATGTTCTTTAATTCTGCTGTTCAGATGCAGTACCGTCAGAAATATGGCTATAATGAG ATGATACCTGTGGCTGCCAATGATGTTGCTTTCTCAGTCCATGCTGTTCTATTGACTGCATTTACCCTGTTTCAGATTGCTATTTATGAT CGCGGAAACCAGAAGGTTGCAAAGACTTCTATAGCAATCGTGTCTGTTGCTTGGTTAACTGTTGCAGTTTGTGTGTTCGTAGCTCTCCCCAGCCATTCTTGGCTTTGGCTGGTCTCCTGCTTCAA CACGTTGCAGGTTGTTATGACAGTGATTAAGTACATTCCTCAG GCTATTATGAACTTTCAGCGAAAGAGTACTATTGGATTTAGTATTGGCAACATTTTGCTGGACTTGCTTGGAGGTCTGACGAATTATGGACAGATGGCAGTGCAATCCATAGATCAGA ATTCATGGGTGAACTTTTATGGAAACATAGGCAAGACTTTATTGTCACTG ATATCAATATTCTTTGACATTCTCTTCATTTTGCAACATTATGTGCTCTATCCTGCTTGGAAGACTACAACTTCTCAAGATGTTGATGTGATAGGCAAGAAGCCGTTACTTAAATCTTCCGATCATGAACACAAGGAAGATGTATAA
- the LOC138899375 gene encoding uncharacterized protein, which translates to MDAACSILPLAYVVIDLENYASWRWFFELFKHAYGEKLNICVLSVRNESILKATSTVYKGMSHYACIWNIWINVRSKFKKGHLKLSELYFATARSYMLDEFNERISKIEELDIRVKAYLYDIGYYRWSRVHSTVNRTWMMISNIAESLNAVRASIDYIHTVIDGVKRFIVCLQNKRCSCGNFQLDEHPCPYALAALRHMNECYENCRSPYYTRESLLQTYEIPVDPLPDESKWNVPQHIAEEVEMPPSGKRQL; encoded by the exons ATGGATGCAGCAT GTAGCATATTACCACTAGCATACGTCGTTATTGATTTAGAAAATTACGCATCTTGGAGGTGGTTTTTTGAGCTATTCAAACATGCATATGGTGAAAAACTAAATATATGTGTTCTTTCGGTCCGAAATGAAAGTATATTGAAGGCAACATCTACTGTTTATAAAGGCATGTCACATTATGCTTGCATATGGAATATTTGGATAAATGTAAGGTCAAAGTTCAAGAAAGGTCATCTAAAGTTAAGCGAATTGTACTTTGCCACGGCACGATCATACATGCTTGATGAATTTAATGAAAGAATATCAAAGATTGAAGAGCTCGACATACGTGTTAAAGCATACCTATACGATATTGGCTATTATAGATGGTCTCGGGTACATTCTACGGTGAACAGAACATGGATGATGATATCAAACATTGCAGAGTCCTTGAATGCG GTGAGGGCTTCAATAGATTACATCCATACTGTGATAGATGGTGTGAAGCGCTTCATTGTTTGCCTTCAAAATAAGAGATGTAGTTGTGGAAATTTCCAGCTTGATGAACATCCATGTCCATATGCTTTGGCGGCTTTGAGGCACATGAACGAGTGTTATGAAAACTGTCGTTCTCCTTATTATACGAGGGAGAGCCTTCTGCAAACTTATGAAATACCAGTAGACCCACTGCCTGATGAAAGCAAATGGAATGTTCCACAACATATAGCTGAAGAAGTTGAAATGCCACCTTCTGGGAAAAGGCAGCTATGA
- the LOC104092268 gene encoding myb-related protein 315-like yields MGRQPCCDKVGIKRGPWTIDEDHKLLNFILNNGIQCWRMVPKFAGLLRCGKSCRLRWINYLRPDLKREPLSEAEENQIIQLHACFGNRWSKIASHFPGRTDNEIKNHWNTRIKKRLKLLGIDPLTHNPIEALNLENLEQKPDETITQSNMPTHDHETENSSTSSDTKKTETDIKIDDITNDFSIVENDYSNFCGNLDVDLLSNTTKTMSYSLETAESINFSSASTATEYSSSVVPAEGQHSIQQWFYSVDSLFSWDNNVNQLGVGEDFIFWRNYNH; encoded by the exons ATGGGAAGGCAGCCATGTTGTGACAAAGTTGGAATAAAGAGAGGTCCTTGGACTATAGATGAAGACCACAAGCTGTTGAACTTTATTCTTAACAATGGCATTCAATGTTGGAGAATGGTTCCCAAGTTTGCAG GTTTGCTGAGATGTGGAAAGAGTTGCAGACTAAGATGGATTAATTATTTGAGACCAGATCTTAAAAGAGAGCCACTATCAGAAGCTGAAGAGAATCAGATTATACAACTTCATGCCTGTTTTGGTAACAG GTGGTCTAAGATAGCATCACATTTTCCAGGCCGGACTGACAATGAGATCAAGAACCACTGGAACACACGGATTAAGAAGAGATTAAAGCTTCTGGGAATAGATCCTTTAACTCACAATCCAATTGAGGCACTTAATCTTGAAAACCTTGAACAAAAACCAGATGAGACGATCACACAATCCAACATGCCAACACATGATCATGAAACAGAGAATTCGTCGACAAGTAGCGATACTAAGAAGACAGAAACAGACATCAAGATTGATGATATTACTAATGATTTCTCAATAGTAGAGAATGATTACTCCAATTTTTGTGGAAACTTGGATGTGGACTTGCTGAGCAATACTACTAAAACTATGTCATATTCTTTGGAAACTGCTGAATCCATCAACTTTTCATCAGCATCAACTGCTACAGAATACTCAAGTAGTGTTGTCCCTGCAGAAGGACAACACTCTATACAGCAATGGTTTTACAGTGTGGATTCACTTTTCTCATGGGACAACAATGTCAATCAACTTGGAGTTGGAGAAGACTTCATCTTTTGGAGAAACTACAACCATTGA